GTACGTCGAGCAGCTTAACGAGGTGGACACGACCGACGTGCCGCCGACGGCGCATGCCCTGCCGGTGAAGAACGTCTTTCGGGCCGATGAGCCCAGGACGGGTCTCACGCCGGACCAGGCCCTCGCCAACGCGCCTCACCGTGAGGGCAACTTCTTTGCCGT
This genomic interval from Phycisphaerae bacterium contains the following:
- the gatC gene encoding Asp-tRNA(Asn)/Glu-tRNA(Gln) amidotransferase subunit GatC encodes the protein MTRKIDEAQVRHISHLSRLNPTEDEVRLFSEQLSAILEYVEQLNEVDTTDVPPTAHALPVKNVFRADEPRTGLTPDQALANAPHREGNFFAVPKVLDQDSA